In Arthrobacter sp. CDRTa11, one DNA window encodes the following:
- the ftsH gene encoding ATP-dependent zinc metalloprotease FtsH — MKAKSFFKGPGIWIVVVIGMLLVAFATLAPGGAARIDTDKGLELLADSGKVEQAKIFDGENRVDLTLKDNLQVNGQDKGKSVQFFFVDARAGDVVKAVTDARPASGYTDQPIESNWFSGLLSLLIPVILLGALFWFLMTRMQGGGSKIMQFGKSKAKMVNKDMPQVTFVDVAGADEAVEELQEIKEFLQEPAKFQAVGAKIPKGVLLYGPPGTGKTLLARAVAGEAGVPFFSISGSDFVEMFVGVGASRVRDLFEQAKANSPAIIFVDEIDAVGRHRGAGIGGGNDEREQTLNQLLVEMDGFDVKTNVILIAATNRPDVLDPALLRPGRFDRQISVEAPDLIGRDQILQVHAKGKPMAQGVDLKAVAKKTPGYTGADLANVLNEAALLTARSNANLIDDRALDEAIDRVMAGPQKRSRVMKEHERKITAYHEGGHALVAAALRNSSPVTKITILPRGRALGYTMVVPDNDKYSVTRNELLDQMAYAMGGRVAEEIVFHDPSTGASNDIEKATATARKMVTEYGMSERVGAVRLGQGGGEPFLGRDAGHERNYSDQIAYVVDEEVRRLIDQAHDEAYAILIENRDVLDDLALELLERETLNQAEIAQIFSSIRKRDFREVWLSKETRPVQQAGPVESRQEKAEREAQEEAKQARLDEPLDSQPLHPQGVPEDAAFQGGVPDSGPDGVRG, encoded by the coding sequence ATGAAAGCTAAGAGTTTCTTCAAGGGCCCGGGCATCTGGATCGTTGTTGTGATCGGCATGCTTCTTGTGGCTTTTGCAACGCTGGCTCCCGGCGGCGCGGCACGGATCGACACGGACAAGGGCCTTGAGCTCCTCGCCGACAGCGGCAAGGTGGAGCAGGCAAAAATCTTCGACGGCGAAAACCGCGTAGACCTCACCCTGAAGGACAACCTCCAGGTCAACGGCCAGGACAAGGGCAAGAGCGTCCAGTTCTTCTTCGTCGACGCCCGCGCGGGCGACGTCGTCAAGGCTGTCACCGACGCCCGGCCGGCCAGCGGCTACACAGACCAGCCCATCGAGAGCAACTGGTTCTCCGGCCTGCTTTCCCTCCTGATCCCCGTCATCCTGCTTGGCGCACTTTTCTGGTTCCTGATGACCCGGATGCAGGGCGGCGGCTCCAAGATCATGCAGTTCGGCAAGTCCAAGGCCAAGATGGTCAACAAGGACATGCCGCAAGTCACCTTTGTGGACGTTGCCGGTGCAGACGAAGCGGTAGAGGAACTCCAGGAAATCAAGGAGTTCCTGCAGGAGCCTGCCAAGTTCCAGGCAGTGGGGGCCAAGATCCCCAAGGGTGTGCTGCTCTACGGCCCGCCGGGAACCGGCAAGACCCTCCTGGCACGCGCTGTCGCAGGCGAGGCAGGCGTCCCGTTCTTCTCCATCTCCGGCTCGGACTTCGTGGAAATGTTCGTGGGTGTGGGCGCTTCCCGTGTCCGCGACCTCTTCGAGCAGGCCAAAGCCAACTCTCCCGCCATCATCTTTGTGGACGAGATCGACGCCGTGGGCCGTCACCGCGGCGCCGGCATCGGCGGCGGCAACGACGAACGCGAGCAGACCCTCAACCAGCTCCTGGTGGAGATGGACGGCTTCGACGTCAAGACCAACGTCATCCTGATCGCGGCCACCAACCGCCCCGACGTCCTGGACCCCGCCCTGCTGCGTCCGGGCCGTTTCGACCGCCAGATCTCGGTGGAAGCACCGGATCTGATCGGACGCGACCAGATCCTGCAGGTGCATGCCAAGGGCAAGCCCATGGCGCAGGGCGTTGACCTCAAGGCCGTCGCGAAGAAGACCCCCGGCTACACCGGCGCGGACCTCGCCAATGTGCTGAACGAGGCTGCACTCCTGACCGCGCGCTCCAATGCCAACCTCATTGATGACCGCGCCCTGGATGAGGCAATCGACCGTGTCATGGCCGGCCCGCAGAAGCGCAGCCGTGTCATGAAGGAGCACGAGCGCAAGATCACCGCGTACCACGAGGGCGGGCACGCCCTGGTGGCTGCCGCGCTGCGCAACTCTTCGCCGGTCACCAAGATCACCATCCTTCCGCGCGGCCGTGCCCTCGGATACACCATGGTGGTGCCGGACAACGACAAGTACTCGGTCACCCGCAACGAGCTGCTGGACCAGATGGCCTATGCCATGGGCGGCCGCGTCGCGGAGGAGATTGTGTTCCACGATCCCTCCACGGGAGCGTCCAACGACATCGAGAAGGCCACCGCAACGGCCCGAAAGATGGTCACCGAGTACGGCATGAGTGAACGCGTGGGTGCCGTGCGGCTGGGTCAGGGCGGCGGCGAACCGTTCCTGGGCCGCGACGCCGGGCACGAGCGCAACTACTCGGACCAGATCGCCTACGTGGTGGATGAGGAAGTCCGCCGCCTGATCGACCAGGCCCACGACGAGGCTTACGCCATCCTTATCGAGAACCGCGATGTCCTGGATGACCTCGCCCTGGAGCTCCTGGAACGGGAAACCCTGAACCAGGCAGAGATCGCGCAGATCTTCAGCTCCATCCGCAAGCGTGACTTCCGCGAGGTCTGGCTGTCCAAGGAGACCCGCCCCGTGCAGCAGGCAGGCCCGGTGGAGTCCCGCCAGGAGAAGGCCGAACGGGAGGCCCAGGAGGAAGCCAAGCAGGCCCGCCTGGACGAGCCGCTGGATTCGCAGCCCCTGCACCCGCAAGGTGTCCCGGAGGACGCTGCGTTCCAGGGCGGCGTCCCCGACTCGGGACCTGACGGCGTCCGCGGCTAA
- a CDS encoding NosD domain-containing protein produces MSSNNSYDVTTWPVGNPSEDVGEVINSIIADIKDRQTATDANNGGKPGAVIYIPPGDYHLRTQVVIDVSFLRIEGSGHGFTSSSIRFNAAEDEWPDLHELWPGGSRILVDLPPAKNGQESMGAAFYVERSGSPRISSVEFSNFCIDGLHFTPDGSAMPPENTYVNGKTGIYVASANDSFRVNGMGFIYLENALTIHKADALSIHDNFIAECGSCIELRGWGQASKITDNLVGAGPKGHSIYAENHGGLLITANNVFPRGASSVHLDGVTRSSVTNNRLHSFYPGMLILANSSEILVATNHFLRDHEPWTPFLGVDNGLDDLNGLLRVSGSNNSVVANHFSLVIDSESIRPAGAMPVIIRLTAGVGNFVSNNHVVAMDVHATSSDSCFEAQVDALLTTAALDGLAVTAVMVESASARNTILDSGSDAQVIADRAVNALRATPTIGFPPSNTATPATRETITRL; encoded by the coding sequence ATGTCAAGCAACAACTCCTACGACGTGACGACGTGGCCCGTCGGCAATCCGTCCGAGGACGTCGGTGAAGTCATCAACAGCATCATCGCCGATATCAAGGACCGGCAGACGGCCACCGATGCGAACAATGGAGGAAAGCCAGGCGCGGTGATCTACATTCCGCCCGGGGACTACCACCTCCGTACGCAGGTGGTGATCGACGTCAGCTTCCTTCGAATCGAGGGCTCCGGACACGGCTTTACGTCCTCGAGCATCCGGTTCAACGCTGCCGAAGACGAATGGCCGGACCTGCATGAGCTCTGGCCCGGCGGGAGCCGTATCCTGGTCGATCTTCCTCCCGCCAAAAACGGGCAGGAATCCATGGGCGCCGCGTTCTACGTTGAGCGAAGCGGGAGCCCGCGGATCAGTTCGGTGGAGTTCTCCAACTTCTGCATCGACGGGTTGCACTTCACCCCGGATGGCTCGGCGATGCCTCCGGAGAACACCTACGTCAACGGCAAGACCGGCATCTACGTCGCGAGCGCCAATGACTCATTCCGGGTGAACGGCATGGGGTTCATCTACCTTGAGAACGCTCTCACCATCCACAAGGCGGACGCTCTCTCCATTCACGACAACTTCATCGCCGAATGCGGAAGCTGCATCGAGTTGCGCGGGTGGGGACAGGCATCCAAGATCACCGACAACCTGGTGGGAGCAGGCCCTAAGGGTCACTCGATTTACGCCGAGAACCATGGCGGGCTCCTGATCACCGCGAACAACGTCTTCCCCCGTGGTGCGAGCAGCGTCCATCTCGACGGCGTCACGAGGTCAAGCGTCACCAACAACCGTCTGCATTCGTTCTACCCGGGGATGCTGATTCTCGCGAACAGTTCGGAAATCCTCGTGGCCACCAATCACTTCCTTCGCGACCATGAGCCCTGGACGCCCTTCCTGGGAGTGGACAACGGACTGGACGACCTCAACGGACTTCTCCGGGTCAGCGGCAGCAACAACTCTGTGGTGGCCAACCACTTCTCCCTGGTTATCGACTCGGAGAGCATTCGGCCGGCAGGGGCGATGCCTGTGATCATCCGGTTGACGGCGGGCGTGGGGAACTTCGTCTCCAACAACCATGTGGTGGCGATGGACGTTCACGCCACGTCAAGTGACTCCTGCTTTGAGGCCCAGGTGGACGCTCTGTTGACCACTGCGGCTTTGGACGGCCTCGCCGTGACGGCCGTTATGGTGGAGTCCGCATCAGCCCGGAACACCATCCTTGACTCCGGAAGCGACGCCCAAGTTATCGCAGACAGGGCTGTTAATGCCCTGCGGGCCACGCCCACGATCGGTTTCCCGCCATCGAACACGGCAACGCCGGCAACCAGGGAAACGATTACTCGTCTGTAG
- a CDS encoding LacI family DNA-binding transcriptional regulator: protein MSNKNIGIKDVAVAAGVSVTTVSHVLNDVSYARISPETRNKVRSAAEELGYGPNRLAQALRTQRTGMLGLVSEDIATTPHAGRIILGADEAARTRGYNLMIINTSGSASAESRDADVEALLERRVDGILYATMYHRKVQVPANLGNVPTVLVDAVSTGRNLTAVVPDEEGGARAAVEHLVAAGHTRIGFLNNTDDVPATRDRLRGFRAVLTEAGLDGDAAPVESELSEVPGGYEAARRMLDRADRPTALFCYNDRMAMGAYRAAAELGLSIPGDLSVVGFDDQQLIAANLHPGLTTVALPHYEMGAWATESLIDAIEGKTDLALMALHPTILDCPLVVRESVAAPAPPH, encoded by the coding sequence TTGAGCAACAAGAACATTGGCATCAAGGACGTAGCAGTCGCCGCCGGCGTGTCTGTGACCACGGTTTCCCACGTGCTGAACGACGTGTCCTATGCGCGGATCAGTCCGGAAACCCGCAACAAGGTCAGGTCCGCTGCTGAGGAACTGGGTTACGGGCCCAACCGCCTGGCCCAGGCCCTGCGAACCCAGCGGACGGGCATGCTGGGGCTGGTGAGCGAGGACATCGCCACCACGCCCCACGCGGGCCGGATCATCCTCGGCGCGGACGAGGCCGCCCGCACCCGCGGCTACAACCTGATGATCATCAACACGTCAGGCTCGGCCAGCGCCGAATCCCGGGATGCCGACGTCGAGGCTCTCCTGGAGCGCCGGGTGGACGGAATCCTCTACGCCACCATGTACCACCGGAAGGTGCAGGTCCCGGCGAACCTGGGGAACGTGCCTACCGTCCTGGTGGACGCCGTCAGCACCGGCCGAAACCTGACAGCCGTCGTCCCGGACGAGGAAGGCGGTGCCCGGGCCGCCGTCGAACATCTCGTGGCGGCCGGCCACACCCGCATCGGCTTCCTTAACAACACGGACGACGTCCCGGCCACCCGGGATCGCCTCCGCGGCTTCCGGGCCGTCTTGACGGAAGCAGGGCTCGACGGCGATGCGGCCCCTGTCGAATCGGAGCTGTCAGAAGTGCCGGGAGGCTACGAGGCAGCACGCCGGATGCTGGACCGGGCGGACCGGCCCACCGCGCTGTTCTGCTACAACGACCGGATGGCCATGGGCGCGTACCGTGCTGCTGCGGAACTGGGGCTGTCCATCCCCGGAGACCTTTCCGTGGTGGGTTTCGATGACCAGCAGCTCATCGCCGCCAACCTGCACCCGGGCCTCACCACTGTTGCCCTGCCGCACTATGAAATGGGCGCCTGGGCCACGGAAAGCCTGATTGACGCCATCGAAGGCAAAACTGACCTGGCCCTCATGGCCCTGCACCCGACCATCCTGGACTGCCCCCTGGTGGTACGGGAATCCGTGGCGGCACCCGCGCCGCCGCACTGA
- a CDS encoding glycoside hydrolase family 32 protein, which yields MSSRLDDARPQPHMLPAPPTAPVLPVARTEQAGTPHYRPAIHYTARDTWLNDPNGLVFYRGQYHLYYQNNPHGNVWGNMSWGHAISEDLVHWTEQPVAIACDAEEDVYSGSIVVDHANTSGFGTANNPPLVAIYTSAFKDGTPYAGTQAQSLAYSSDAGMTWTKFSGNPVLTRGSANFRDPKVFSHSGPNGQEWVMAAVEAGEQKVVFYRSANLRDWTFASEFGPANALGGEWECPDLFPLPVDGDPARIKWVLVVNLNPGAVAGGSGGQYFVGDFDGATFTPDPSCLLEDPVDGAAALKPDGSAVDRDRLRQCSWLDWGRDYYAAVSFSNVPDGRRLMIGWINNWDYANSLPTSPWRSGMSLVREVSLETVDGRPRLVQTPVLPAAVSGNRHAMEPGGLSAEVKLPEAIPGTAQLIDAELLPGTARQFGFRLFQAADGGAAAVLTYDAAAGLLTLDRREGGITEFHPEFPSAESAPVALDSGVLALRIVVDHCSVEVFAQGGKVVLTDLVFPAPGSVGTAVFADGGTAVIRRLEVSAVS from the coding sequence ATGTCCAGTCGCCTTGATGACGCACGCCCGCAGCCACATATGCTGCCGGCTCCGCCGACGGCACCGGTGCTGCCAGTTGCCCGGACAGAGCAGGCGGGGACGCCGCACTACCGCCCGGCAATCCACTACACGGCCCGGGATACCTGGCTCAACGACCCCAACGGCCTGGTCTTCTACCGCGGCCAGTACCACCTGTATTACCAGAACAATCCGCACGGAAATGTATGGGGCAACATGTCCTGGGGCCACGCCATTTCCGAGGACCTGGTGCACTGGACTGAACAGCCCGTGGCCATCGCCTGCGACGCCGAAGAGGACGTCTACTCCGGAAGCATTGTGGTGGACCATGCCAACACCTCCGGATTTGGCACGGCCAACAACCCTCCGCTGGTTGCCATCTACACCAGTGCCTTTAAGGACGGGACGCCGTATGCGGGCACTCAGGCCCAGTCCCTCGCGTACAGCAGCGACGCCGGCATGACGTGGACCAAGTTCAGTGGAAACCCCGTCCTGACCCGGGGCTCGGCCAACTTCCGCGATCCCAAGGTCTTCAGCCATTCCGGGCCGAACGGCCAGGAATGGGTGATGGCCGCCGTTGAGGCCGGCGAGCAGAAGGTTGTCTTCTACCGTTCGGCGAACCTGCGGGACTGGACCTTTGCCAGCGAGTTCGGACCGGCCAATGCCCTCGGCGGAGAGTGGGAATGCCCGGATCTCTTCCCGCTGCCAGTAGACGGCGATCCTGCCCGGATCAAGTGGGTGCTGGTGGTCAACCTCAACCCGGGCGCGGTGGCGGGCGGCTCAGGCGGCCAGTATTTCGTGGGAGATTTCGACGGCGCCACCTTCACACCGGATCCTTCCTGCCTGCTGGAGGACCCGGTGGACGGTGCGGCTGCCCTCAAGCCGGACGGCAGTGCCGTGGACAGGGACAGACTGCGCCAATGCAGCTGGCTGGACTGGGGCCGCGACTATTACGCCGCTGTTTCCTTCAGCAACGTCCCCGACGGCCGGCGCCTGATGATCGGCTGGATCAACAACTGGGACTACGCCAACTCCCTGCCCACGTCACCTTGGCGCTCCGGCATGTCGCTGGTGCGCGAAGTCAGCCTGGAAACGGTGGACGGCCGGCCGCGCCTGGTCCAGACGCCTGTCCTGCCCGCTGCCGTCAGCGGCAACCGGCACGCCATGGAGCCGGGCGGGCTCTCCGCGGAGGTCAAGCTGCCGGAAGCCATCCCGGGCACCGCGCAGCTCATCGACGCCGAACTCCTTCCCGGAACGGCCCGGCAGTTTGGTTTCCGGCTGTTTCAGGCTGCCGACGGCGGCGCCGCCGCGGTATTGACCTACGACGCAGCCGCCGGGCTGCTGACACTGGACCGCCGGGAAGGCGGGATAACGGAGTTCCATCCGGAATTTCCTTCCGCCGAGTCCGCCCCCGTCGCCCTGGACAGTGGCGTACTGGCGCTGCGCATCGTCGTCGACCATTGCTCCGTGGAGGTGTTTGCGCAGGGCGGCAAGGTGGTCCTGACGGACCTGGTGTTTCCCGCTCCCGGAAGCGTGGGCACAGCGGTCTTCGCCGACGGCGGCACTGCGGTCATCCGCCGGCTGGAAGTCTCGGCGGTCAGCTAG